In uncultured Cohaesibacter sp., a genomic segment contains:
- a CDS encoding cupin domain-containing protein: protein MAMDGADAIIEKLGMQPHPEGGYFIETFRDEEGPVGRGHSTVIYYLLKAGERSHWHRVDAVEVWFWQGGAPLELSLSKDGTGSKTLCLGPDIMAGQEPQGIVPRHVWQSARSMGAWTLVSCMVAPGFLFEGFEMAEPGWTPKP from the coding sequence ATGGCAATGGATGGTGCAGATGCAATTATCGAAAAACTCGGCATGCAACCACACCCGGAAGGTGGATATTTCATCGAGACCTTTCGCGATGAGGAAGGGCCGGTAGGACGCGGCCATTCAACAGTCATCTACTATCTTCTGAAGGCGGGGGAGCGGTCCCACTGGCATCGGGTTGACGCCGTCGAGGTCTGGTTCTGGCAGGGTGGAGCACCACTTGAGCTCAGCCTTTCAAAAGATGGGACCGGATCCAAAACATTGTGTCTCGGCCCGGATATCATGGCGGGCCAGGAGCCTCAGGGAATCGTGCCGCGCCACGTCTGGCAGTCTGCCCGCTCCATGGGGGCGTGGACCCTTGTCAGCTGCATGGTGGCGCCAGGCTTTCTGTTTGAAGGCTTTGAAATGGCCGAACCAGGCTGGACGCCGAAGCCTTAA
- the rsgA gene encoding ribosome small subunit-dependent GTPase A → MTSFEDFLGKAPEPKQGWSLADLGFTAHFMSQLDMDELEQLTPYRISEVQRSVVVGFGASDSRPLRTPHKVPTSAYGVGDWVLADHTDQIIRRLEPRTELKRRAAGTGVSEQIMAANVDVLFIVTSCNDDFKLARIERFLALARDADVTPVVLITKIDLCDDPAAFIEPAKGLMENLDVLGLNTKAPDVVSRLAPWCHKGQTIAMVGSSGVGKTTLLNAFTGRTDATQEIREDDSKGRHTTTYRSLHPTVNGAWLVDTPGIRALRLHEKSTGIEQVFDDIVDLSTRCKFRNCRHENEPGCAIQEAITAGELSAERLERWRKLEAEDMRNTETVAQSRRKSKAFGKMVKNAAKDADRFKGRDREDF, encoded by the coding sequence ATGACGTCTTTCGAAGATTTTCTTGGCAAAGCACCCGAGCCAAAGCAGGGCTGGTCGCTTGCCGATCTGGGATTTACCGCCCATTTCATGAGCCAGCTCGACATGGATGAGCTGGAACAGCTGACCCCTTACCGGATTTCAGAAGTCCAGCGTTCTGTCGTCGTCGGGTTCGGGGCATCCGACAGCCGGCCCCTGCGCACCCCGCACAAGGTGCCGACCTCGGCCTATGGTGTCGGCGACTGGGTTCTGGCCGATCACACCGACCAGATCATCCGCCGCCTCGAACCGCGCACCGAACTCAAGCGCCGGGCAGCTGGCACCGGGGTTTCCGAACAGATCATGGCTGCCAATGTGGATGTCCTGTTCATCGTTACCTCGTGCAACGATGATTTCAAACTGGCCCGCATCGAGCGATTTCTGGCGCTGGCGCGGGATGCCGATGTCACGCCCGTCGTGCTCATCACCAAGATCGACCTGTGCGACGACCCCGCCGCCTTCATCGAACCGGCCAAGGGACTGATGGAGAATCTCGACGTGCTCGGGCTCAATACCAAAGCCCCGGACGTGGTCTCGCGGCTTGCCCCATGGTGCCACAAGGGCCAGACCATCGCCATGGTCGGCTCTTCGGGGGTTGGCAAGACCACACTGCTCAACGCCTTCACGGGGCGAACGGACGCAACGCAGGAAATCCGCGAAGACGACTCCAAGGGGCGACACACCACGACCTACCGGTCGCTGCACCCGACCGTCAACGGCGCCTGGCTGGTGGACACACCGGGTATCCGGGCTTTGCGGCTGCACGAGAAAAGCACGGGCATCGAGCAGGTGTTTGATGACATTGTCGATCTGTCAACCCGATGCAAGTTTCGCAACTGCCGCCATGAAAATGAGCCCGGCTGTGCCATTCAGGAAGCCATCACGGCAGGCGAGCTAAGCGCCGAGCGTCTTGAACGCTGGCGTAAACTGGAAGCGGAGGATATGCGCAACACCGAGACAGTGGCCCAAAGCCGTCGCAAATCCAAGGCTTTCGGCAAGATGGTCAAGAACGCAGCCAAGGACGCAGACCGCTTCAAGGGGCGGGATCGCGAGGATTTCTGA